From Prionailurus viverrinus isolate Anna chromosome B2, UM_Priviv_1.0, whole genome shotgun sequence, the proteins below share one genomic window:
- the PI16 gene encoding peptidase inhibitor 16, whose protein sequence is MHSSDSLLLLLLLAATTGPAGALSDDEKRVMVELHNLYRSQASPPAADMLQMRWDEELAAFAKAYAQKCVWGHNKERGRRGENLFAITDEGLDVPLAMEEWHHEREHYNLSAATCDQGQMCGHYTQVVWAKTERIGCGSHFCEKLQGVEETNIHLLVCNYEPPGNVKGKRPYQEGTPCSLCPSGYRCENSLCELIRDPEEAQDLPYLVTEAPSSLATEASSSKKSGIPSSVAMETPSSLVTEVSGPLATKALPAVETKAPSPLATEDSPSMATEAPPSLTTEVPSFLATHSPFALDEGPATFSKSTSDPISQLADKEASRTRMPPKTPESSLHPKMFLTGTREPRPHSQKAGKAEAELSPSSEVLASVSPVQDKTGGLPATLDHVGHTSSKSLSNSPNTSATSNAVGGRTLALQSSLPGAEGPEKPSIKSGLKSGPGHIWGPLLGLLLLPLLVLAGIF, encoded by the exons ATGCACAGCTCCGAcagtctgctgctgctgctgctgctggcggcCACCACGGGCCCCGCCGGCGCCCTCAGTGATGATGAGAAACGCGTGATGGTGGAGCTGCACAACCTCTACCGGTCCCAGGCGTCCCCACCCGCCGCTGACATGCTGCAAATG AGGTGGGACGAGGAGCTGGCCGCCTTCGCCAAGGCCTACGCGCAGAAGTGCGTGTGGGGCCACAACAAGGAGCGCGGGCGGCGCGGGGAGAACCTGTTTGCCATCACGGACGAGGGCTTGGACGTGCCGCTGGCCATGGAGGAGTGGCACCACGAGCGCGAGCACTACAACCTCAGCGCAGCCACCTGCGACCAGGGCCAGATGTGCGGCCACTACACGCAG GTGGTCTGGGCCAAGACAGAGAGGATTGGCTGTGGCTCCCACTTCTGTGAGAAGCTCCAGGGTGTTGAGGAGACCAATATCCATTTGCTGGTTTGCAACTATGAGCCTCC GGGGAACGTGAAGGGAAAGAGGCCCTACCAGGAAGGGACTCCATGCTCCCTGTGTCCCTCCGGCTACCGCTGCGAGAACTCCCTCTGTG AACTCATCAGAGACCCGGAGGAGGCTCAGGATTTGCCTTACCTGGTAACTGAGGCCCCATCTTCCCTGGCAACGGAAGCTTCAAGTTCTAAGAAAAGCGGTATCCCTTCTTCCGTGGCAATGGAAACTCCGTCCTCCTTGGTAACAGAGGTCTCGGGCCCCCTGGCAACCAAGGCTCTTCCGGCTGTAGAAACCAAGGCCCCGTCTCCCTTAGCAACGGAAGATTCCCCCTCCATGGCAACAGAGGCTCCACCTTCCTTAACAACTGAGGTCCCTTCCTTTTTGGCAACTCACAGCCCCTTTGCCTTGGATGAGGGGCCAGCAACCTTCTCCAAATCGACCAGTGATCCCATCTCCCAATTGGCAGACAAAGAGGCCAGCAGGACAAGAATGCCCCCCAAGACCCCAGAGAGTTCTCTGCACCCCAAGATGTTCTTGACAGGGACACGGGAGCCACGACCCCACTCCCAGAAAGCAGGCAAGGCCGAGGCCGAGTTGTCTCCTTCCAGTGAggtcttggcctcagtttctccagtcCAGGACAAGACAGGTGGGCTGCCGGCCACATTGGACCACGTGGGGCACACCTCCTCCAAGTCCCTGTCTAACTCCCCCAATACCTCTGCCACCTCTAATGCCGTGGGTGGGCGAACCCTGGCCCTGCAGTCATCTTTGCCAG gcGCAGAGGGCCCTGAAAAGCCTAGCATCAAGTCAGGGCTGAAGTCGGGCCCTGGTCACATCTGGGGCCCCCTTCTGGGGCTGCTGCTCCTGCCTCTGCTGGTGCTGGCTGGAATCTTCTGA